In Brienomyrus brachyistius isolate T26 chromosome 11, BBRACH_0.4, whole genome shotgun sequence, the DNA window AATCTGCTACCAGCGGTACAACGCACACAGCCGCCGGCCCAAGATCCTGGACTGTCTCCACAGGGTCTGCGCCCGCTGCCTCAACAAGATCTTAGACATCGGGGACGGCTCCCAATTCGTCAGCTGCCCCTTCTGCCGCCATGAGACAGAGGTTGCGGAATACGAGGTGGCTGGCCTGCCCGACGACTCAAACATCATGACCAGGTTGGTCACCAAGGACAAGTCCTGGAGCTCAGATAGCCAAGAGGTGGTGCTAACCCCCAAGAACCTGTCctcgtccagtccctcccaTGACTCCTCCAACTGCCTGGTCGTCACCATCATGGAGGTGCCGCAAGACCTACAGCACTCACCCAGCCGGCATGACAGCTCAGACTATTACACAGAGCAGAGCCTGGATTCCGTTTCGGTTGGCTCCAACAGCCCCATAAGCCAGGGCAATGTCTCCAAATTCTGCAACCACGTGCCCAGGATACTGGTCTGGCTGCTGGGATTCTTCTACTTTGGCTCGCTGCCGCTGGGGATCTACCTGCTCGTGATCCAGAGAGTGACGATGGGAATAGTGTGTGTGAGCCTGGTGCCCTCCAGCCTGACTGTGTGCCTAGTGTACGGCTTCTGTCAGTGTTTATGCCAAGGCATGTGTGACTGCTCCTCTAGAAGCTGAAGCCAGGCTAATTAGCCACAGGACCAAGAGGACTTTTGACCCATTCCTAGCCATGGTAATCCAAAGCTATGAGGGGACTCTCATCATTTCCAATTGTTTCCCAGCTGTTATCTCCCCAAAAACAAGGAACATGTCAGAAATCACTGTGGTCCTAGAATTGCAACACGGAGTGCAGCTTGAGAGTATTGTAATCTGGTAAGAGGTACTTTAGTATTTGCACTCACACCTGGGAGAAGTACAGTTCTATTCTTTATCCTAGGAGTGATGTGTGTCTCGACATCTACTTCTCCTTCTTAGATTCATAGAAATCTTGCAGATCGATTCCAAAGTGTTTAGGTATGACTCGGAAATCACCCAAAAGATTTCAAATCCAAACTTTTCACCATCCTTAAATGGATAACTACCTGTAATTTCCATATTCCCAAAATAACCTGGAAATATTTAGCAGTTGtttatttataatgaaataGCACTTACATGATGTGGGGTAAAATTCATGCCGATGGGGGCACCCTGAGgtcatctgtgtgtcgctgtTCTAAATAGTGACTTTTCTGCTGAAACTCACATTTACGGTAAATCAACAGATGTGATTCATGTACCAGGATTACAGACATTTCTGAATGTTAGGTGTGAACCGTCAGAGCTGATACTAGAGCTGAATTTTTAAGCGATACTACCATCTGTGTGCATTTTTAatgttctgctttttttttaattaggtaAGAGCAATTAAACATATGGTCTGGCAACCTGAACCAAAGCTAATCTCATGGAGCTTCATTGTTTTCCTTCTCCGGCATGGAATGCCGAGTTTGTACTTGTTTCCATTCATAAATGTGGCTGCGTGGGACCAGGAAGGTCGATCACACAAAACATCATAAGGCAGCAAAACTCACTACATGCCAGAACACATAAACAACTGGGAGGAACATGTAAATTCATAAATCTTATAATGCCTTTAAAGCAGGAAATCTATTTTTCTAGCATAAACACACaagcacaaaaaaatatatacaactTCATGTTCACTAAAAcatcagtatagttaaaatatgaataatatactaatattaatatttattgttttattagaataattattattatactaaCAATACAATTTTCactttataaaaaaatatgctATCAACAACAAAAAAGAAATCACATTTTTCTTTATAATGACCACAATACCAACACATTCCAGTGCAGAGGGTTCTTTCAAATGTGATAAAAAAGTCCCCCAGCTAATAAAGAGTGAACATTTGGAAACCATTAATGATTTGCCTACATGTTttgattaaatataattatatattctGAATGCGCTTGTGCTGTGGTTATATTTGACAATGATAATAAAGAGTAATTGCACATGACAGCACCCTTAGAATTTGCTCTACATTTTCCTCCCCCCCACAGGTTACCTGCGCCATcaattttgggaggggggggtcactaAAGCAGGACTCCAAGGCTGATCCATTTCATTAGGGCAGAACAGTCCCCTGCTTCCACATTATTTTCCATGTTAATTCATAGGAACATTGTTCATAATGAAATAATTAGCGTATTCATCGGTTTTGCTATTGATGGAAATCCTAACAACAAATTTTTAATTCGGCGGTGGCGTAATGTGGGGAAATGGTGCCCATGGGTGATTCCATCATGGAATCCAATCAGCCTTGGTGAATTATTGTTTATAAGTCACACCTATATGATTTCCCCTCCTAAACCATATGTGAAATGCTTTCTATTTTGTCAAAGTCCAAGTAATCTAATCGTTTCCGGGGATACTGCACCGTTGTTTTCCATAAAAGAAAACAGGATACAGTCCCTTATTTACAGACATGAAATCTGCAGTTATTTTTCTAGGAGAACTTACAGGATAGTTTGACATGAACAATACAGAAATTCGAGAGCTGGGAAATATGTAATTTTGTGTATTATGATATCCCACTTTTGTCTCATTCCCATTTTGATCCCTTTCTGACCCGTGGGTCAGGATTCCTCTTCAGACATTTATCACAAGCCTCTGAATGTCACATCATTCGAAATGCTTCACTAATCACGCCGTTCTTTCTGGACCCTCTGCATTGGCCTGTTGCTATGGAGACTCCTGCACCTGATGGCAGTGGCAACACAAGGGAACCTCCCGTGACTGAACCTGATGGTTTGTGGGAGAGCAACCTATATATACAGAATGCCAGACAAAAGCCTACAGACCGTGAACTTATTCTGTCTTAGGTCCCCCACACACAAATGAGGATTTATGCTCTATGTTCGAGGCTTATGTGTAAAACCCCTGCTGTTCTAAAACTCTGGTGAAGGAT includes these proteins:
- the zgc:165481 gene encoding E3 ubiquitin-protein ligase RNF182 isoform X1, encoding MQADNEVKMSCSQQGPEEKSGTDELECKICYQRYNAHSRRPKILDCLHRVCARCLNKILDIGDGSQFVSCPFCRHETEVAEYEVAGLPDDSNIMTRLVTKDKSWSSDSQEVVLTPKNLSSSSPSHDSSNCLVVTIMEVPQDLQHSPSRHDSSDYYTEQSLDSVSVGSNSPISQGNVSKFCNHVPRILVWLLGFFYFGSLPLGIYLLVIQRVTMGIVCVSLVPSSLTVCLVYGFCQCLCQGMCDCSSRS
- the zgc:165481 gene encoding E3 ubiquitin-protein ligase RNF182 isoform X2; its protein translation is MQDNEVKMSCSQQGPEEKSGTDELECKICYQRYNAHSRRPKILDCLHRVCARCLNKILDIGDGSQFVSCPFCRHETEVAEYEVAGLPDDSNIMTRLVTKDKSWSSDSQEVVLTPKNLSSSSPSHDSSNCLVVTIMEVPQDLQHSPSRHDSSDYYTEQSLDSVSVGSNSPISQGNVSKFCNHVPRILVWLLGFFYFGSLPLGIYLLVIQRVTMGIVCVSLVPSSLTVCLVYGFCQCLCQGMCDCSSRS